CACAGCATATCAATTCCTCATTGCCGAAAAAAAGTTCAAACCCGAACAGATCATAGTTGCCGGCCGTTCGCTGGGAGGAGGTGTTGCTCTGGAACTGGCAAAAGAGCAAAAGGTTGGCGGAGTAATACTGATCAGCAGCTTTACTTCTATACCGGCCATGGCTGATCGTTTTTTCCCTTTCTATTTACGTCCATTTTTCTGGATTAAAAATAATTTTAACAACCTTGAAAAAATAAGCGATATACATTATCCCCTTCTTGTCATTCACAGTGAAAAGGACACCTTTGTACCTGTTGAAATGGCCAGAAAAAATTTTGATAAAGCAAATGAGCCGAAAACTTTTGCCATTATTCACAGAGGTGATCATTCACAATTATACCTGCAAGACGTATCTCCTGACATCAAATCATTCCTAAGCGAAAAAAAATATTGATCCCAGCCCTTTAATTTTAGACAATTACAATGTTATAATTTTATTAATATTACTGTATCGTCTTGATATATTTTAAAGGAGGTGAATGAAATGGCTACAAAACAATTAAACCTTAAAGGACTCCCTTGTCCTCAACCTACTCTAAAAATGACTATCGAAGCAAATTCCTGCAAAGCCGGGGATATTATAGAAGCTGTAGCCGATTGTCCTACTTTTGTAGATGACGTTAAAAATTGGTGCCAGAGAATGAAAAAAACTTTAATTTGGGTTAAAGATGAAGGCTCAGGTGTAAAAAAAATTCAGGTTCAAATCTAGTTAAGTAATCACACACATAACAAGAAGACCTGCCCACATTTTTTGTGGGTTTTTTTTGACAAAAAACAAAGTCAATCGGATAATAATTCATATGCAGCAAAAAATACTTATAGGAATTACCGGTGGTATCGCCGCTTATAAAACCATCGAGCTTATCCATCTTCTCAAAAAAGACGGGCATTCAGTCAAGGTCATTCTTACTCCCACGGGCCAGCAATTTGTTACGACATTGACCATCAAAACCATGTCCGGCTATTCTCCCTATCTGGATAATCAGGAAACAATAGCTGATGATATCGAGCATATAGAACTGGCCAAATGGGCGGACCTGATGGTAGTGGCACCGGCAACAGCCAACACTCTGGCCAAACTGGCACATGGCCTGGCTGATAATCTGCTTACCGGCACCATTCTTGCCCTGCCGCAAAAAACACCATTATATATAGCTCCGGCTATGAACACCCGTATGTGGGATAATAAAATAACTCAAACCAATCTTAAATCATTAAAAAAATACTATCCTCAAATACAAATAATTCCCCCGCGCGTGAGCACACTGGCCTGTGAAGAAACAGGGATGGGTGCTATGGCCACAATTGAGGAGATCCTAGCGGTTCTCAGGAAAAAACTGAAATAATGAAACATCAAATACTTGTTACTGCCGGAAATACCTGGGCTCCTCTGGACAAGGTAAGAGTAATTACCAACATATTTTCCGGAGAGACAGGGCTCACCATAGCTCACAAACTGGCAAAAAAAGGCTTCAAGGTATCGGTTCTTCTGGGTGACATTCGCATAAACTTAAAAAAATTCAGGCATAAAAACCTTAAAATTATCCGCGCCCTTACCTTTAAAGCCTTCTATAAAAAAATTAAAAAGGAAGTAAAAAAGCAAAAATATTCCGTACTTATCCATGCAGCGGCTATCTCGGATTTTTATTTAAAAAAGCCATTAAAAGGGAAAATAAAATCCAAAAAAAAATTGAAACTTAAATTAAACCCTACTCCGAAAATCGCTGATAAAATTAAAAAATGGGACCCGGACATTATTCTTATAAAGTTTAAACTGGAAGCCGATATAAAAAAGAAAAAACTTCTGAAGACAGCACTGAAAAGCAAGGACAGTTCCAAGGCAAATCTGGTCATTGCCAACAAACTGCCTTGTAAGAAACAGCATGTTTTTTATCTGATAAAATCCAAAAAACAGTACGTCAAACTCAAAGGTAAAAAAACGCTGGCCAAAAAGCTGGCTAAAATCCTGAAAAAAGAACTTACATGATTATACTAGGTATAGACCCCGGTTATGCTATTACGGGCTATGCTGTCATCGAAAGCAAGGGGAACAGCTTTTATCCTGTAGTTTACGACCATATAGCGACTTCTTCCAAACTGGATTTTTTTGCCAGGATGATGGAGATTAATATTCATCTGAAAAAACTTTTAAAAAAATATAAACCGGAAGTGCTGGCCATTGAAAAAATTTTTTTTTCCAAAAACACCAAAACCGCCATTAATGTGGCTCAGGTGCGCGGGGCCATCATCCAGGAGGTTTTAAACCATAGTCTGGAGGTTTATGAATACTCTCCCAATGAAGTAAAACTGGCTGTGACCGGCTATGGAGCGGCTTCCAAGATGCAAATGCAGAAAATGGTCAAAAGTCTGCTCAATCTGCCGGAAATACCCCGACCTGACGACACGGCAGATGCCTTGGCTGTAGCCATATGCCACCAAAATTCAGCCATATATTCCATGCTTAAAAGGAGGCTACAAAATGTATAGTTATTTTACAGGAAATCTACAGGAAATATTTGAACAATACCTGGTACTGGATGTGAATAATATAGGTTATCAAATTTTTATTTCCAGAAAAGATTATGATTATTTTCAGGCTTTTCTGGGCCAGCAGATAACTATCTACATTTACCTGAACATCAAGGAAGACAGTCATACCTTATTCGGATTTTCCAGCCCGCAGACCAAAGAAATTTTCAATATTCTGCTGAGTATCTCAGGCATTGGGCCAAAATCAGCGATAAACATTCTTTCAGAGTTGAGCGTAGACCAGCTTGTGGCCGCTGTTCTGACCAACGACCTCTTCCCGCTGACCTCGGTTTCCGGTATAGGCAAAAAAACAGCTGAACGTATGATACTGGAACTGAAAGACAAATTCAAAAACATGGAAGTGCCGGGTGGCGCGGCAGACACTCTTTTGCAAAAAATCCCGGGGCATATAACTCAGGAAGCGGCTGACGCTCTGGCAACTCTGGGTTTTAATCCAGCGGAAATAAAACGTACTTTACAGGCTATCCGCAACCAGCTGACCAAAGAAATGACCGTGGAACAAATAGTAACTCTGGCGCTGCGCAGTAAAAGCAAACTTTAGTTCTGTCTGAGCATTCGTCGGATAAGGACCTTTTCGAGATTGATGTAATTTTTTCTGACCCAGTTTACTTCCACAC
The Candidatus Margulisiibacteriota bacterium DNA segment above includes these coding regions:
- the ruvC gene encoding crossover junction endodeoxyribonuclease RuvC, translating into MIILGIDPGYAITGYAVIESKGNSFYPVVYDHIATSSKLDFFARMMEINIHLKKLLKKYKPEVLAIEKIFFSKNTKTAINVAQVRGAIIQEVLNHSLEVYEYSPNEVKLAVTGYGAASKMQMQKMVKSLLNLPEIPRPDDTADALAVAICHQNSAIYSMLKRRLQNV
- a CDS encoding alpha/beta hydrolase, with amino-acid sequence MDFITSFLCGLLAFNFLLEPLIEHQMVYHPSETIKETPEDYHLVYEDLYLKTADDCTIHGWYFPNAAADKVVLYFSGNAKNMSYNMDRIKLFLDCTANVMTIEYHGFGKSSGLPLEETLYIDARTAYQFLIAEKKFKPEQIIVAGRSLGGGVALELAKEQKVGGVILISSFTSIPAMADRFFPFYLRPFFWIKNNFNNLEKISDIHYPLLVIHSEKDTFVPVEMARKNFDKANEPKTFAIIHRGDHSQLYLQDVSPDIKSFLSEKKY
- a CDS encoding phosphopantothenoylcysteine decarboxylase, coding for MKHQILVTAGNTWAPLDKVRVITNIFSGETGLTIAHKLAKKGFKVSVLLGDIRINLKKFRHKNLKIIRALTFKAFYKKIKKEVKKQKYSVLIHAAAISDFYLKKPLKGKIKSKKKLKLKLNPTPKIADKIKKWDPDIILIKFKLEADIKKKKLLKTALKSKDSSKANLVIANKLPCKKQHVFYLIKSKKQYVKLKGKKTLAKKLAKILKKELT
- a CDS encoding sulfurtransferase TusA family protein, which codes for MATKQLNLKGLPCPQPTLKMTIEANSCKAGDIIEAVADCPTFVDDVKNWCQRMKKTLIWVKDEGSGVKKIQVQI
- a CDS encoding flavoprotein, with translation MQQKILIGITGGIAAYKTIELIHLLKKDGHSVKVILTPTGQQFVTTLTIKTMSGYSPYLDNQETIADDIEHIELAKWADLMVVAPATANTLAKLAHGLADNLLTGTILALPQKTPLYIAPAMNTRMWDNKITQTNLKSLKKYYPQIQIIPPRVSTLACEETGMGAMATIEEILAVLRKKLK
- the ruvA gene encoding Holliday junction branch migration protein RuvA, encoding MYSYFTGNLQEIFEQYLVLDVNNIGYQIFISRKDYDYFQAFLGQQITIYIYLNIKEDSHTLFGFSSPQTKEIFNILLSISGIGPKSAINILSELSVDQLVAAVLTNDLFPLTSVSGIGKKTAERMILELKDKFKNMEVPGGAADTLLQKIPGHITQEAADALATLGFNPAEIKRTLQAIRNQLTKEMTVEQIVTLALRSKSKL